One Bermanella sp. WJH001 genomic region harbors:
- a CDS encoding succinylglutamate desuccinylase/aspartoacylase family protein yields the protein MAILTIADTQIAPGETCEIQIPVANLYTDTDIHMPVHVIRAKRSGPTMFVSAAVHGDELNGIEIIRRLIQKKGFKLTAGTLILVPMVNVYGVLDQTRYLPDRRDLNRSFPGSEKGSLAGRVAYRFLNDIVKHCTHGIDLHTGAIHRSNLPQVRADLSDPETLEMAKSFSVPVLLNSNLRDGSLRQAAVESGTKILLYEAGEALRFDEFSIRAGLDGVLKVLSHLGMVRKSKKRKMREPYIANNSAWIRANSSGIVRDLKGLGDQVTKGDIMAEIGNPMGRVLDHVKATRSGIIIGKQNIPLVQEGEAMFHVAYFSEDDETIAEHIENIQDSLLPDER from the coding sequence ATGGCGATACTAACCATTGCCGACACTCAAATTGCACCGGGAGAAACCTGCGAGATTCAAATCCCGGTTGCCAATTTATACACTGACACTGATATTCACATGCCGGTGCATGTGATTCGGGCAAAAAGAAGCGGGCCAACTATGTTTGTCTCGGCGGCAGTGCATGGTGATGAGCTAAACGGCATTGAAATCATTCGCCGTCTCATACAGAAAAAAGGATTTAAGCTAACCGCCGGAACGTTAATTTTAGTACCAATGGTTAACGTCTACGGCGTGCTTGATCAAACCCGTTACTTGCCTGACCGCCGCGATTTAAATCGCAGCTTTCCTGGCTCTGAAAAAGGCTCCCTTGCGGGCCGTGTTGCTTATCGTTTTTTAAACGATATTGTTAAACACTGTACCCACGGTATTGATTTACACACAGGGGCCATTCACCGCTCTAACCTGCCACAGGTACGAGCGGATTTAAGCGACCCTGAAACCTTAGAAATGGCTAAATCATTTTCGGTACCGGTACTGCTTAATTCAAATTTACGTGACGGCTCGTTACGCCAAGCGGCGGTGGAGTCCGGTACTAAAATTTTGTTATATGAAGCAGGCGAAGCATTACGCTTTGACGAATTTTCAATTCGAGCCGGGCTAGATGGCGTGCTAAAGGTGCTCTCCCATTTAGGCATGGTGCGCAAATCCAAAAAACGTAAAATGCGTGAGCCGTATATCGCCAACAACAGCGCATGGATTCGAGCGAATTCTAGCGGTATTGTGCGCGATTTAAAGGGATTGGGCGACCAAGTTACCAAAGGGGATATTATGGCTGAGATCGGTAACCCCATGGGCCGAGTACTGGATCATGTGAAAGCCACACGCTCAGGCATTATCATTGGCAAACAAAATATTCCGTTGGTGCAAGAAGGGGAAGCTATGTTCCATGTGGCGTATTTTTCTGAAGACGATGAAACCATCGCCGAGCACATCGAAAACATACAAGATAGTTTATTGCCTGACGAACGTTAA
- the rimK gene encoding 30S ribosomal protein S6--L-glutamate ligase has translation MKIAILSRGKNLYSTKRLKEAGEAMGHEVDIIDTLHCYMDITKSRPAVRYHGKELPTYDAIIPRIGASITFYGTAVVRQFEMTGTFSVNESVAISRSRDKLRSLQLLSRKGIGLPRTGFASKADKADDLIKNVGGAPVVIKLLEGTQGIGVVLADTKKAAESIIEAFMGLNANILVQEFIKEAGGADIRCFVVGGKVVAAMKRQGAEGEFRSNLHRGGSAKLIKLTKDERATAINAAKAMGLGVCGVDILQSKNGPVVMEVNSSPGLEGIEAATKKDVASMIIEYIEKNAKPHSTKTKGKG, from the coding sequence ATGAAAATTGCTATCTTATCCCGTGGTAAAAACCTGTACTCAACCAAACGCTTGAAAGAAGCCGGCGAAGCCATGGGCCACGAAGTGGACATCATTGACACTCTGCACTGTTACATGGACATCACCAAAAGCCGCCCAGCGGTTCGTTACCATGGTAAAGAATTACCAACATACGATGCGATTATTCCGCGTATTGGTGCATCTATTACCTTTTACGGTACTGCCGTTGTGCGTCAGTTTGAAATGACAGGTACCTTTTCAGTGAATGAATCCGTAGCTATTAGTCGTTCACGTGACAAATTGCGCTCATTACAATTATTGTCTCGTAAAGGCATTGGCCTGCCTCGTACGGGGTTTGCCAGCAAGGCAGACAAAGCCGACGATTTAATCAAAAATGTCGGTGGCGCTCCGGTGGTTATTAAACTGCTTGAAGGTACGCAGGGCATTGGTGTGGTATTAGCAGATACTAAAAAAGCCGCTGAAAGTATCATCGAAGCGTTCATGGGGCTTAATGCCAACATCTTAGTACAAGAATTCATTAAAGAAGCAGGCGGTGCGGACATCCGTTGTTTTGTCGTGGGCGGTAAAGTGGTTGCAGCGATGAAACGTCAAGGTGCTGAAGGTGAGTTCCGTTCTAACTTACACCGTGGTGGTTCTGCTAAGCTGATCAAACTCACTAAAGACGAACGTGCTACGGCCATTAATGCAGCAAAAGCCATGGGCTTAGGTGTATGTGGCGTGGATATTTTACAATCTAAAAATGGTCCTGTGGTGATGGAAGTTAACTCTTCTCCTGGTTTAGAGGGGATTGAAGCGGCTACGAAAAAAGATGTAGCATCTATGATCATTGAGTACATTGAGAAAAACGCAAAACCACACAGCACTAAAACCAAAGGTAAGGGCTAA
- the hslU gene encoding ATP-dependent protease ATPase subunit HslU — MSHMQIEKSLTPGQIVKELDRHIIGQSEAKRSVAIALRNRWRRMQLPQEMRNEITPKNILMIGPTGVGKTEIARRLAKLSNAPFIKVEATKFTEVGYVGRDVETIIRDLVETGFKMLREQEMEAGEERAKSAAVERVLDVLLTPARNDSESQADKPEDSATRVLFRKKVLNGDMDDKEIEIDVSAPQVGVEIMAPPGMEDMTSQIQNMFSNLGQGKSNKRKMKVKDALKVIQDEEAHNLINMDDLKAKAVEAVEQNGIVFIDEIDKVAKRQEAGGGDVSREGVQRDLLPLIEGCTVSTKYGMLKTDHILFIASGAFHLSKPSDLIPELQGRLPIRVELQALTPNDFKRILTEPSASLTEQYKALLGTEGLNVEFTEDGIEQLAQTAFKVNETTENIGARRLHTMMERLLEKVSFDAESLATQYSEKPLQINGPFVDEHLGEIAQDEDLSRFIL; from the coding sequence ATGTCACATATGCAAATTGAAAAATCATTGACCCCAGGTCAAATCGTAAAAGAGTTAGACCGTCATATCATCGGCCAAAGTGAAGCCAAACGCAGTGTCGCCATTGCTTTGCGTAACCGCTGGCGCCGTATGCAGTTGCCACAAGAAATGCGCAACGAAATCACCCCAAAAAATATCCTAATGATTGGACCGACTGGTGTGGGTAAAACTGAAATCGCGCGCCGCCTAGCTAAACTTTCTAACGCGCCGTTCATTAAAGTAGAAGCCACCAAATTCACCGAGGTCGGTTATGTGGGTCGTGATGTTGAGACCATTATCCGTGACCTTGTAGAAACCGGCTTTAAAATGCTGCGTGAGCAAGAAATGGAAGCCGGTGAAGAGCGCGCAAAAAGTGCTGCGGTTGAACGTGTATTAGATGTATTACTCACCCCTGCCCGAAATGATTCTGAAAGCCAAGCCGACAAACCAGAAGACAGCGCCACTCGCGTTCTGTTTCGCAAAAAAGTGTTAAACGGCGATATGGACGACAAAGAAATTGAGATTGACGTATCGGCACCACAAGTGGGTGTTGAGATCATGGCACCTCCTGGCATGGAAGATATGACCAGCCAAATCCAAAACATGTTTAGCAACCTTGGCCAAGGCAAAAGCAATAAGCGCAAAATGAAAGTTAAAGACGCGCTAAAAGTGATACAAGACGAAGAAGCCCACAACCTGATTAACATGGACGACCTAAAAGCCAAAGCGGTTGAAGCGGTTGAACAAAACGGCATCGTATTCATCGATGAGATCGATAAAGTCGCTAAACGCCAAGAAGCCGGTGGCGGCGATGTGAGTCGTGAAGGGGTTCAGCGTGACTTATTGCCACTGATTGAAGGCTGCACTGTTTCAACCAAATACGGCATGTTAAAAACCGACCATATTTTATTTATTGCATCCGGTGCGTTTCACTTAAGCAAGCCCTCGGATTTAATTCCTGAATTACAAGGTCGCTTGCCTATTCGTGTTGAGCTGCAAGCCCTAACACCGAATGATTTTAAACGCATCTTGACCGAACCAAGCGCTTCATTAACCGAACAATATAAAGCGTTACTGGGCACAGAGGGCTTAAATGTTGAGTTTACTGAAGACGGCATCGAGCAGTTGGCACAAACCGCATTCAAGGTAAACGAAACCACAGAAAACATTGGTGCCCGTCGCTTGCACACCATGATGGAGCGGTTATTAGAAAAGGTCAGCTTTGATGCCGAAAGCCTAGCCACGCAATACAGCGAAAAACCACTGCAAATTAATGGCCCGTTTGTTGATGAGCACCTAGGAGAAATTGCCCAAGACGAAGATCTAAGTCGTTTTATCTTATAA
- the hslV gene encoding ATP-dependent protease subunit HslV: MTTILSVRRDDEVVMGGDGQVSLGNTVMKGNARKVRRLYNDKVIAGFAGATADAFTLFEKFEAHLQKHSGHLTRAAVELAKEWRSDRALRKLEAILIVADETATLTITGNGDVLEPENGVISVGSGGNYALAAAKALFENTELSAHEIVKKGLTIAGDICVFTNHNFTIESLKIEK; the protein is encoded by the coding sequence ATGACAACCATATTGAGTGTGCGACGCGACGACGAAGTAGTAATGGGCGGCGATGGCCAAGTAAGCTTAGGCAATACCGTTATGAAAGGTAATGCCCGTAAGGTTCGCCGCTTATATAACGACAAGGTCATTGCAGGCTTTGCAGGTGCCACCGCGGATGCCTTTACCCTGTTTGAAAAATTCGAAGCGCACTTACAAAAACACTCCGGCCACCTTACTCGTGCGGCCGTTGAGCTGGCCAAAGAGTGGCGAAGTGATCGCGCGTTACGTAAGCTTGAAGCCATTCTAATTGTGGCCGATGAAACCGCCACCCTCACTATTACGGGTAACGGTGATGTGCTTGAGCCAGAAAATGGCGTCATATCCGTGGGCAGTGGTGGCAATTACGCACTGGCTGCAGCCAAAGCTTTATTTGAAAACACCGAATTATCCGCACATGAAATCGTTAAAAAAGGCTTAACCATAGCCGGCGATATTTGTGTCTTCACTAACCACAATTTCACCATTGAAAGCCTTAAAATCGAAAAATAA